The sequence GGCGGTGAGATCAGTGTTGCTCAGGCGCTTCAGGCCTTTGCTTGCAAGATAAAGCCCGATGTTAGGATGAATCCGATACTTTTAAAACCGGATAGCGGCAGGTCGTATCTTGTTAGATTGGGAAAACCGGTTGGTGTTTATTCCTATAAAGATTATTACAGGTTGAGCGTTGAAAACAAAAAAATAGCCTTTGAGGCCTTTGATAGCTTAAAGGATGAATACGATCTTGTTGTGATTGAAGGTGCAGGCTCGCCGGCTGAGATAAACCTGTATGACCACGACTTTGTCAACATGCCGATGGCTGAGTATGCTAATGCTTTTGTTTTCATCGTGGGCGATATAGACAGAGGCGGCGTGTTTGCCTCGTTTAAGGGAACGGTTGAGCTTTTAAGACAGAAGCACAAGGAGTTGGTTAAGGGGTTTATTATAAATAAGTTCAGGGGCAGCTATGAGATACTAAAGCCGGCATTTGAGCTATTTAAAGATCATTGCAAAAAACCAATTGTGGGTGTTGTGCCCTATCTTGATCTGAAGCTTGATGAGGAGGATTCCGTTTTTAAGCCATCAAGAGCAGACGGCAAGGTAAAGATCGGAGTGATTAGGCTGCCGCATATGTCCAATTTTAATGAGTTTGATATATTCAGATTTTTAGATGTGGGCTTAAAATTTGTAATAAAGCCGCAAGAGCTGGATAGCTGCGATCTGGTGATTTTGCCGGGAAGCAAGAATCCCATAGTTGACCTTGAGTTTTTGCTTGAGTCAGGGTTTGATGTTTATTTAAAAGGCATTTTGGGTGAAAAGCCCATTGTTGGTATATGTGGTGGATATCAACTTCTTGGTGAGAGCATTGATGGTAAAAAGGCGCTTGGTTTGTTGGGTGTTGAGACAGAGCTTTTGGAGGATAAGGTTGTTGTATCTGCTGAATATGAAGGGACAGGTGATTTTGAAGGTAGGTTTTTGAGCGGTTATGAAATCCATCATGGCAGGACAAACTCAAAAGGAAAGCTAAAACAACTACTAAAGCAGAAAGACCTGCTTGTTTTTGATGAGGATAGGCTTGTTATAGGTACCTACCTGCACGGTATATTTAACAATAATGTGTTTTTGGAGTGGCTGTTTGACCTTTTGGGTAAGCACATAGAATTCAATGTTAATCTGTCTAAAGAGAAGGATGAGCAACTCAACAGGCTTTCTGAGGTGCTTGAGGAATCTTTGAATCTGGAGATTTTGCTTGATGGATTTGATCTGTGAGCTTGTTTACTTCAATGGGATAGCCTTTTTTGTTGGGGTTGTTTTGGATTTTGTGTTTGGCGAGCCGCCAGTTGCCTTTCACCCTGTTGTCTGGATAGGAAGGCTTATAAGCCGTTTTGAGGGGTATTTTTATCGGTTTGAAAATAGACTCTTAGGCGGGGTTTTGTTTGTTTTTAGTGTTTTAGGTGTTGTTGTTCTTGTTGTCTGTGTGTTTTTGTATGTTTTTGCTGTATCTGGATTCTTTGGAAAACTGATTTATAGCATTGTCGCAAGTTATCTTGTTTTCTCATCCATCAGTATAAGATCCCTAAGCCAGCACGCCAAAAGGGTTTTGGATGCTTTGGAGGAGGCTGATTTGGATAGGGCTAAAAAACACCTGTTTTTGATTGTAAGCAGAGACACGCATGATATGAGGCAGGATAAGATCATAACTTCGACGGTTGAGTCTGTTTCTGAGAATTTCGTTGATGGTGTTTTGTCTCCTATGGTCTATTACGCAGCTTTTGGTATTTTAGGTGTTGCTTTTTTTAAAACCATAAGCACCTTTGATTCTATGATTGGTTATAAAAATGAAAGATACGAGTTTTTTGGCAGGTTTGCAGCCAGGTTTGATGATCTATTGAACTTTATACCAGCGCGGCTGAGCGTTGTGTTTATTGGTGTGGCAAGCCTTATTTTGGGCTTCAATTTCTTTGATACTATGCGTGTTTTTGCCAGATTCAGAAAAGCCCATTCAAGCCCAAACTCAGCGCACCCTATGAGTGCATTTGCCGGAGCTTTGGATCTTAGATTGGGCGGTAAAACAAGTTATAGTGGTGTTATGGTGGATAAGCCCTATATCGGTGATTCTAAAAGAATACCGAAGGCTAATGATATAAAAAGAGCTATCCATTTATTCGAGGTTTCATCTTATTTGGCCTTTATGTTTTTTGGGTTTGTTTTTGTGAAGATAGTTGTTGGGTGTTTAGGCTAAACTTGACGATTGTCTTTTAGCGGAAATGTGCTTATTTTTCCTTACTTTAGCGTTGAAATCGGCAAGGCCATTTGTTAAAATGCCGACAACTCAACTCAAGGGGGAAGCTTTTCTTTTTTTATATGTAATTTTTATGGGGGTGTATTTATGAAGCATGTGAAGTGGCTGGATGAAATTAGCGCCGATGATGTGCATATAGTCGGCGGAAAGAACGCATCGTTGGGCGAGATGATTAGAGAGCTTAAGGATGAGGGTGTTAATGTTCCTTACGGTTTTGCTCTAACGGCTCAATCTTATTGGTATTTAATCGATTCAAATAACCTAAGGGATAAGATCTATGAAGTTTTAAAGGATTTAGACACTCACGACATAAATGATTTGAGAGAGAGAACAAAAAAGGCCAGGGATTTAATCTTCAATGCCGAAATGCCGGATGATCTATATCAGGAGATAAAAGAGGCATATGAGAAACTAAGTGCATATTACAACGAGAAAGAAAGCGATGTGGCCGTGAGGAGTTCTGCAACTGCAGAGGACCTACCTGATGCATCCTTTGCAGGACAGCAGGATACATACCTGAATGTTAAAGGTTTGGATGATGTTGTTCATTATGTAAAGAGCTGTTATGCGTCAATCTTTACAGAAAGAGCTACATCCTACAGGCACGATAAAAACTTTGACCATTTCAAGGTTGGATTGTCTGTTTGTGTTCAGAAGATGGCAAGAAGCGACTTAGCAGCAAGTGGTGTTATGTTCTCCATAGACACAGAGAGTGGTTTTGATAAGGTTGTCGTAATAAATGCAAGCTATGGTTTGGGTGAAAATATCGTTGCCGGTAAGGTCAATCCGGATGAGTTTATCGTATTTAAACCAACATTGGCTGAAGGTTATAGCTCCATCATTAAAAAACAGCTTGGCTCTAAACTCACAAAGGCTGTTTATGATGAAAATGGTGGTATAAAGGATGTTGATACAACCGAAGAGGAAAGGTATAGATTTTCTATAA comes from Hippea maritima DSM 10411 and encodes:
- a CDS encoding cobyric acid synthase → MKKAIMFCGTASGVGKTIITAGFCRLLSNKGVSVAPFKAQNMSLNSIALQEGGEISVAQALQAFACKIKPDVRMNPILLKPDSGRSYLVRLGKPVGVYSYKDYYRLSVENKKIAFEAFDSLKDEYDLVVIEGAGSPAEINLYDHDFVNMPMAEYANAFVFIVGDIDRGGVFASFKGTVELLRQKHKELVKGFIINKFRGSYEILKPAFELFKDHCKKPIVGVVPYLDLKLDEEDSVFKPSRADGKVKIGVIRLPHMSNFNEFDIFRFLDVGLKFVIKPQELDSCDLVILPGSKNPIVDLEFLLESGFDVYLKGILGEKPIVGICGGYQLLGESIDGKKALGLLGVETELLEDKVVVSAEYEGTGDFEGRFLSGYEIHHGRTNSKGKLKQLLKQKDLLVFDEDRLVIGTYLHGIFNNNVFLEWLFDLLGKHIEFNVNLSKEKDEQLNRLSEVLEESLNLEILLDGFDL
- a CDS encoding cobalamin biosynthesis protein gives rise to the protein MDLICELVYFNGIAFFVGVVLDFVFGEPPVAFHPVVWIGRLISRFEGYFYRFENRLLGGVLFVFSVLGVVVLVVCVFLYVFAVSGFFGKLIYSIVASYLVFSSISIRSLSQHAKRVLDALEEADLDRAKKHLFLIVSRDTHDMRQDKIITSTVESVSENFVDGVLSPMVYYAAFGILGVAFFKTISTFDSMIGYKNERYEFFGRFAARFDDLLNFIPARLSVVFIGVASLILGFNFFDTMRVFARFRKAHSSPNSAHPMSAFAGALDLRLGGKTSYSGVMVDKPYIGDSKRIPKANDIKRAIHLFEVSSYLAFMFFGFVFVKIVVGCLG